Proteins co-encoded in one Acidobacteriota bacterium genomic window:
- the rpsH gene encoding 30S ribosomal protein S8, with the protein MTMTDPIADLLTRIRNGLKARHEKVVIPSSKMKIEIVKILKEEGYIENFKIVDDGKQGLIEVFLKYFSDGKPVISGIERISRPGRRVYFGKDDVPRVLGGYGITIVSTSRGLMTGKQSRAKGYGGEILCNVW; encoded by the coding sequence ATGACAATGACAGATCCTATAGCAGACCTTTTAACGAGGATCAGAAACGGTCTCAAAGCGAGGCATGAGAAGGTTGTCATTCCTTCATCGAAGATGAAGATCGAAATCGTCAAGATCCTGAAGGAAGAGGGGTATATTGAGAATTTTAAGATCGTGGATGATGGGAAACAGGGACTCATCGAAGTCTTCCTGAAGTACTTCTCCGATGGGAAGCCGGTCATATCAGGCATCGAGAGGATCAGCCGTCCTGGAAGAAGAGTCTACTTCGGAAAGGATGATGTCCCCAGGGTCTTAGGCGGTTACGGCATCACCATCGTTTCGACATCCAGGGGGTTGATGACAGGCAAACAATCCAGAGCCAAAGGGTATGGGGGAGAGATCCTCTGCAACGTATGGTAA
- a CDS encoding type Z 30S ribosomal protein S14, producing MATTAMIAKQQKKPKFKVRKYNRCKICGRPRGYLRKFQICRICFRKLALEGALPGVIKSSW from the coding sequence TTGGCCACAACAGCAATGATAGCAAAGCAGCAGAAGAAGCCGAAATTCAAGGTGAGAAAGTACAATCGCTGTAAGATCTGCGGCCGCCCGCGCGGTTATCTTAGAAAATTCCAGATCTGCAGGATTTGTTTTCGGAAGCTCGCCCTGGAAGGTGCCCTTCCGGGAGTTATCAAATCGAGCTGGTAG
- the rplE gene encoding 50S ribosomal protein L5 has protein sequence MARLKELYFKEVVPALKKQFGYTNVMAVPHLSKIVINMGVGEAIQDIKVLDGAMEEVALIVGQKPCLKRARKSIANFKLRVGMPIACMVTLRGDRMYEFFDRLVNLALPRVRDFRGTSTKAFDGRGNYTLGLKDQLIFPEISYGKVSKAKGMNVSIVTTAKTDEEAKALLQQLGMPFRKA, from the coding sequence ATGGCAAGATTGAAGGAATTATATTTTAAGGAAGTAGTACCGGCCCTTAAGAAGCAGTTCGGCTACACGAACGTCATGGCCGTGCCGCATCTCTCGAAGATCGTCATTAACATGGGCGTCGGAGAGGCCATCCAGGACATTAAGGTGCTGGACGGAGCAATGGAAGAGGTGGCGCTCATCGTCGGCCAGAAGCCATGCCTGAAGAGGGCCAGGAAATCGATTGCTAATTTCAAGTTGAGGGTAGGAATGCCCATCGCCTGCATGGTGACGCTGCGCGGCGACAGGATGTACGAGTTCTTTGACAGGCTCGTCAATCTCGCCCTCCCCAGGGTCAGGGACTTCAGGGGGACATCCACGAAGGCCTTCGACGGAAGGGGGAACTACACGTTGGGATTGAAAGATCAGCTCATCTTTCCCGAAATCAGCTACGGCAAGGTCTCCAAGGCGAAGGGGATGAACGTCTCAATAGTGACGACGGCAAAGACCGATGAAGAGGCCAAAGCACTTCTCCAGCAACTCGGCATGCCGTTCAGGAAAGCGTAA
- the rplX gene encoding 50S ribosomal protein L24, which produces MILKIRKNDTVKVIAGKERGKQGKVLKVFPKERTAIVEGINFFKRHTRANPSRNIKGGILEKEGPIHISNLMVICSECGKVVRVGHRILDDGKKIRICRKCGGMIGK; this is translated from the coding sequence ATGATACTCAAGATAAGAAAGAACGATACGGTGAAGGTCATAGCAGGAAAAGAAAGGGGGAAGCAGGGAAAGGTTCTCAAAGTCTTCCCGAAAGAAAGAACGGCCATTGTGGAAGGGATCAACTTCTTTAAGAGACACACCAGGGCCAACCCGAGCAGGAACATCAAGGGCGGAATCCTCGAGAAAGAAGGTCCGATCCATATTTCGAATCTTATGGTCATCTGCTCGGAGTGCGGAAAAGTCGTTCGGGTAGGGCATCGCATTCTCGATGACGGAAAGAAGATCAGGATTTGCCGCAAATGCGGTGGAATGATTGGTAAATAG
- the rplN gene encoding 50S ribosomal protein L14: MIQMRTILDVADNSGARKIRCIGVLGGSSGQYGHLGDVITASVQEATPDGTIKKGAVVKAVIVRTNKEHRRKDGTYIRFDGNAAVLINEALEPVGTRVFGPVARELRERKFMKIVSLAPEVL; the protein is encoded by the coding sequence ATGATTCAGATGCGAACCATTCTTGATGTTGCCGATAATTCAGGTGCCAGGAAGATTAGATGTATAGGAGTCCTCGGAGGTTCATCCGGCCAGTACGGACATCTGGGCGATGTGATCACGGCTTCAGTTCAAGAGGCGACTCCAGACGGGACAATTAAGAAGGGAGCCGTCGTGAAAGCCGTCATCGTCAGGACGAACAAAGAGCACAGAAGGAAAGACGGCACATATATCCGATTTGACGGCAATGCGGCTGTTCTCATCAACGAGGCGCTGGAACCCGTCGGAACGAGAGTCTTCGGACCGGTGGCAAGAGAATTGAGAGAGCGAAAGTTCATGAAAATTGTCTCCCTTGCGCCCGAAGTTTTATGA
- the rpsQ gene encoding 30S ribosomal protein S17, which translates to MIGHKRGRAAVKIGIVVGDKMDKSVIVQVDRLTKHHLYQKYIRKRAKLMAHDERNECKMGDKVEIVESRPLSRKKRWRVRRVLERGTVVEAGPLKDELTEDVQEPQQG; encoded by the coding sequence ATGATAGGACACAAGAGAGGAAGAGCTGCCGTTAAGATCGGCATCGTCGTTGGCGATAAGATGGATAAGAGTGTCATCGTGCAGGTTGACAGGCTGACCAAGCACCATCTTTACCAGAAATATATCAGAAAGCGAGCCAAACTCATGGCTCACGATGAACGGAACGAATGCAAGATGGGCGATAAGGTGGAGATCGTTGAAAGCCGACCTCTGAGCCGTAAAAAGAGGTGGAGAGTCCGAAGGGTCCTAGAGAGGGGTACGGTCGTCGAAGCTGGCCCGTTGAAGGATGAGTTGACCGAAGACGTTCAGGAACCACAGCAAGGATGA
- the rpmC gene encoding 50S ribosomal protein L29, producing MPLRKAAKLREMTTDELKKEEKELTNQLFKLRFQLATGQIEKPQKIRVVRKEVAKVKTLLRERELALHEEKKE from the coding sequence ATGCCATTAAGGAAAGCGGCAAAACTAAGAGAGATGACAACGGATGAGTTGAAAAAGGAAGAGAAGGAACTAACCAATCAGCTCTTCAAGCTCCGCTTTCAACTGGCCACGGGGCAGATCGAGAAACCTCAGAAGATAAGAGTGGTCAGAAAAGAAGTCGCAAAGGTCAAGACATTGCTGCGGGAAAGGGAGCTGGCTCTACATGAAGAGAAGAAGGAATAA
- the rplP gene encoding 50S ribosomal protein L16 — protein MLMPSKVKYRKQQRGRRRGKAFRGSSLNFGDYGLKALEAGWIMSRQIEASRIAMTRFVRRGGKIWVRIFPDKPITKKPAETRMGKGKGAPEGWVAVVKPGKILFEMEGIDEGTAREALRLAANKLPIRTRFAKRHV, from the coding sequence ATGTTGATGCCAAGCAAGGTAAAGTACAGAAAGCAGCAGAGAGGAAGAAGAAGAGGGAAAGCCTTCAGGGGAAGTTCTCTGAATTTCGGGGACTATGGTTTGAAGGCTCTCGAAGCCGGATGGATAATGAGCCGCCAGATCGAGGCAAGCCGTATCGCCATGACCAGGTTCGTCAGGAGAGGGGGAAAGATCTGGGTAAGAATCTTCCCCGATAAGCCTATCACCAAAAAACCTGCGGAGACCAGGATGGGCAAGGGAAAAGGAGCGCCGGAAGGATGGGTGGCCGTGGTGAAACCGGGGAAGATCCTCTTCGAGATGGAAGGGATAGACGAAGGCACGGCGAGGGAAGCACTGCGGCTTGCCGCCAACAAACTTCCCATCAGGACAAGATTTGCGAAAAGACATGTTTAA